Proteins encoded by one window of Candidatus Bathyarchaeota archaeon:
- a CDS encoding LURP-one-related family protein, whose protein sequence is MNSDLNVNVDMAKVDVVVDVGLLSPELNYYVLKEKWWDWGGGDIFNQDGKAVGKMHRRVISMRALTEVSDIDGSQVFTINKKLVSMRPSYMIKDAKGHLLGRTNRKILTLFRPKLWLEDNEGRKLLEAKGNFLGKSFDVKDMDGELKAKIGKSDFFKDLVLGGLFDFSDTYAIKVSDPNYDKRLLLGFVIAIDNSVNDK, encoded by the coding sequence ATGAATTCTGATTTGAACGTAAATGTCGATATGGCAAAAGTGGACGTTGTTGTGGATGTTGGGCTTCTTAGTCCCGAATTGAATTATTACGTGCTCAAGGAGAAGTGGTGGGATTGGGGAGGTGGTGATATCTTCAACCAAGATGGTAAAGCAGTTGGGAAGATGCATAGACGCGTTATATCGATGAGGGCGCTGACTGAAGTGTCTGATATTGATGGGTCTCAAGTTTTTACGATTAATAAGAAATTGGTTTCTATGCGGCCATCATATATGATAAAAGATGCCAAAGGGCATTTGCTGGGACGAACAAATCGGAAGATTTTAACGCTGTTCCGTCCGAAACTCTGGCTGGAAGACAACGAAGGTCGAAAGCTTCTTGAAGCTAAAGGTAACTTCTTGGGAAAGAGCTTTGACGTAAAAGACATGGATGGCGAATTGAAGGCGAAAATAGGTAAAAGCGACTTCTTCAAGGACTTGGTGTTAGGGGGCCTCTTCGACTTTTCAGACACATACGCCATCAAGGTTTCAGACCCTAACTACGACAAGAGGCTACT